The Anabaena sp. WA102 genome contains a region encoding:
- a CDS encoding GNAT family N-acetyltransferase, with protein MQLTDNFDAFENYLIEPLGKKHNRAAFCCGVDQLDKYFQKQAGQDARKRIAAPFVLVEKSSGFVAGYYTLSSTSIQIGELPIEITKKLPKYPQLPATLLGRLAVDQNHRQKGLGEMLLMDALYRSLQNEIATIAVVVDAKDDKARSFYEHYQFICFPDYSHRLFLMMETIAKMINSD; from the coding sequence GTGCAGTTAACAGATAATTTTGATGCTTTTGAGAATTATTTAATAGAGCCGCTAGGAAAAAAGCATAACCGGGCGGCTTTTTGTTGTGGAGTTGATCAATTAGATAAATATTTCCAAAAACAAGCTGGGCAAGATGCACGTAAACGCATAGCAGCCCCATTTGTTTTAGTAGAAAAAAGTTCTGGTTTCGTCGCAGGTTATTACACACTATCATCAACAAGTATTCAAATCGGAGAATTGCCGATAGAAATTACTAAAAAACTACCAAAATATCCTCAACTTCCCGCTACTCTTTTAGGTAGATTAGCAGTTGATCAAAATCATCGTCAAAAAGGTTTAGGGGAAATGTTGTTAATGGATGCCCTATATCGTAGTTTGCAAAATGAAATTGCGACAATTGCGGTAGTTGTTGATGCCAAAGATGATAAAGCCCGTTCTTTTTATGAGCATTATCAATTCATTTGCTTTCCTGATTATTCTCATCGGCTTTTTTTGATGATGGAAACGATAGCTAAAATGATCAATTCAGATTAA
- the purU gene encoding formyltetrahydrofolate deformylase, with protein sequence MTKQTATLLISCPDQRGLVAKFANFIYANGGNITHADQHTDFEAGLFLTRIEWQLKGFNLPKDVITPAFNAIAQPLNAKWELHFSDTLPRIAIWVSRQDHCLFDLIWRHRAKEFHAEIPLIMSNHPDLQPIVEQFGIDYHYLPITKENKQEQEAKQLELLHEYKIDLVVLAKYMQIVSADFIEKFPQIINIHHSFLPAFIGANPYHRAFERGVKIIGATAHYATADLDAGPIIEQDVVRVSHRDEVNDLIRKGKDLERIVLARAVRLHLQNRVLVYGNRTVVFE encoded by the coding sequence ATGACAAAACAAACAGCAACTTTATTAATTTCTTGTCCAGATCAACGGGGATTGGTAGCAAAATTTGCCAATTTTATCTATGCTAATGGTGGTAATATTACTCATGCAGATCAACATACAGATTTTGAAGCTGGACTATTTCTAACGCGGATAGAGTGGCAGTTAAAAGGGTTTAATTTACCCAAAGATGTAATTACTCCTGCTTTTAATGCGATCGCTCAACCTTTAAATGCAAAATGGGAATTACACTTTTCTGATACTCTTCCCCGCATTGCTATTTGGGTAAGTCGTCAAGATCATTGTTTATTTGATTTAATTTGGAGACATCGTGCTAAAGAATTTCATGCAGAGATTCCTTTAATTATGAGTAATCACCCTGACTTACAACCGATAGTTGAACAATTCGGTATTGATTACCATTACTTACCAATTACTAAAGAAAATAAACAAGAACAGGAAGCTAAACAACTAGAATTACTGCATGAATACAAAATTGATTTAGTTGTCTTGGCAAAATATATGCAAATAGTTAGTGCAGATTTCATTGAGAAATTCCCGCAAATTATTAATATTCATCATTCATTTTTACCTGCATTTATTGGGGCTAATCCCTATCATCGCGCCTTTGAAAGAGGTGTGAAAATTATTGGAGCAACAGCCCATTATGCCACTGCTGACTTAGATGCAGGACCAATTATTGAACAGGATGTGGTGCGGGTAAGTCATAGAGATGAGGTGAATGATTTAATTAGAAAAGGTAAAGATTTAGAAAGAATTGTGTTAGCAAGAGCGGTAAGATTGCATTTACAAAATCGCGTTTTAGTTTATGGCAATAGAACTGTAGTTTTTGAGTAA